The Amphiura filiformis chromosome 12, Afil_fr2py, whole genome shotgun sequence genome includes a region encoding these proteins:
- the LOC140167000 gene encoding uncharacterized protein, whose amino-acid sequence MAVKVNNMLQKELQLKVESTYFWTDSQTVIKYINNDTARFHTFVANRVALIRDGSQPHQWKYVGTSSNPADDCSRGLAVDCFLKSRRWTDGPDFLHKAENQWPKITIGNSAEELADDPEVKKKLVVNTALTEEATDTMEKLLTRFSSWYRLCRCVAWILRVKKYLCKICHDRDDDRVDDRVDNGDDDVRKNDENEEHGNITDSLNVADMQEAERAVIVYVQTKAYPEEIKTLKELQLRNNDSQPEDDLRQVNKIKKASPLYRLNPFIEDGVIRVGGRLAKSALPEKTKLPSIIPKKSHIAKSILHDVHEATGHGGRNHMLAHLHKKYWITNANAAARKVINSCITCRKRNAKVQQQMMSDLPKDRVTPGEPPFSRVGMDYFGPLEVKQGRSIVKRYGVVFVCLASKAIHIEMAASLDTDACVNVIRRFVSRRGQVKQIRSDNGTNLIGAERELRREIAAWNQDRIHDYLLQREIEWTFNPPAGSHHGGILERQIRTIRKVMCSVIKEQILTDDSLHTLLCEIEAIVNSRPLTNVPGEVSDLEPLTPNHLLQLKSDMILPPATAEKLSQYAKRRWRQVQYLADLFWRRWIKEYLPQLQQRQKWIHPQRNAKVGDVVMVVNESTPRNVWPLGRVIETLPASDGLVRRVRVKTRTSILTRPIDKLCLLLESEVPDQDIGVKKDSTSAHPPVPALGNPSTKPKTTSSATNNENVSVSGTPEARPRRTLKPVKRLDL is encoded by the coding sequence ATGGCAGTAAAGGTCAACAACATGTTGCAAAAGGAACTACAGTTGAAGGTCGAAAGCACATACTTCTGGACTGATAGTCAGACCGTGATCAAGTATATTAACAATGACACCGCCAGATTCCACACCTTTGTGGCTAATCGAGTCGCATTGATTAGAGATGGCTCCCAGCCACACCAATGGAAGTATGTAGGAACCAGCTCAAACCCTGCAGACGACTGCTCAAGGGGCTTAGCCGTTGATTGCTTCCTCAAGAGTAGAAGGTGGACTGATGGTCCAGACTTCTTACACAAAGCAGAAAACCAGTGGCCAAAGATTACCATTGGAAACAGCGCTGAAGAGCTAGCTGATGATCCAGAAGTTAAAAAGAAATTAGTAGTCAACACAGCGTTGACAGAAGAAGCAACAGATACAATGGAGAAACTACTTACACGATTCTCCTCATGGTATCGACTTTGTCGTTGTGTTGCATGGATCCTCAGagtcaagaaatatctctgtaAGATCTGTCATGATAGAGATGATGATAGAGTTGATGATAGAGTTGATAATGGAGATGATGATGTTAGAAAGAATGATGAGAATGAAGAGCATGGCAACATTACAGATTCGCTTAATGTTGCTGACATGCAAGAAGCAGAAAGAGCTGTGATAGTATATGTCCAAACCAAGGCATATCCAGAAGAAATTAAGACACTAAAAGAGCTGCAATTGAGAAATAATGACAGTCAGCCAGAAGACGACTTACGACAAGTTAACAAGATTAAGAAAGCAAGTCCTCTCTACAGACTTAATCCATTTATAGAAGATGGAGTAATCAGAGTAGGTGGTCGACTGGCTAAGTCAGCTCTacctgaaaagacaaaacttcCATCAATCATACCAAAGAAGTCCCACATTGCAAAGTCGATTTTACATGACGTTCATGAAGCAACTGGACATGGGGGCAGAAACCACATGTTGGCTCACCTGCATAAGAAGTACTGGATAACAAATGCTAATGCAGCAGCTAGAAAGGTTATCAACAGTTGCATCACCTGCAGAAAGAGGAATGCAAAGGTACAACAGCAGATGATGAGTGATCTTCCCAAAGACAGAGTCACTCCAGGAGAGCCACCATTTTCAAGAGTTGGAATGGACTATTTTGGTCCACTAGAAGTTAAACAAGGCCGTAGTATAGTCAAGCGATATGGTGTAGTGTTCGTCTGCCTTGCATCCAAAGCCATACACATTGAAATGGCAGCGTCTTTGGATACCGATGCCTGCGTAAATGTCATACGACGATTCGTGTCCAGAAGAGGCCAAGTGAAACAGATCCGCTCTGATAATGGCACCAATTTGATAGGGGCAGAAAGAGAGTTACGCCGAGAAATTGCCGCTTGGAATCAAGACAGAATCCATGACTACCTTCTGCAAAGAGAGATTGAGTGGACCTTTAATCCACCAGCAGGAAGTCACCATGGAGGCATCTTGGAACGTCAAATACGGACAATAAGGAAAGTGATGTGCTCTGTTATAAAGGAACAAATACTAACAGATGACTCTCTTCATACATTACTGTGTGAGATAGAAGCCATAGTTAACAGCCGACCACTCACCAATGTTCCTGGAGAAGTATCTGATTTAGAGCCACTTACACCAAATCACCTTCTTCAACTAAAGAGTGACATGATCTTACCACCAGCCACTGCAGAAAAGCTGAGTCAGTATGCCAAGCGTCGGTGGAGGCAAGTCCAGTATCTGGCAGACCTGTTTTGGCGCAGATGGATCAAAGAATACCTTCCTCAGTTACAGCAAAGACAAAAGTGGATTCACCCACAGCGAAATGCCAAGGTGGGAGATGTCGTCATGGTTGTAAATGAATCTACTCCCAGAAACGTCTGGCCGCTAGGAAGGGTGATTGAAACTCTCCCTGCAAGTGATGGACTGGTTCGACGTGTGCGAGTGAAAACTAGGACAAGCATTCTCACCAGACCCATTGATAAACTGTGTTTGCTGTTGGAATCAGAAGTCCCAGATCAAGATATAGGAGTGAAGAAAGATTCTACTTCAGCTCATCCACCAGTACCAGCACTGGGTAACCCAAGTACCAAGCCTAAAACTACGTCCAGTGCTACCAACAATGAAAATGTATCAGTGTCAGGTACTCCAGAAGCAAGACCACGACGAACATTGAAACCAGTGAAACGCCTGGACTTGTAA
- the LOC140167001 gene encoding uncharacterized protein — translation MTSLGYTNELQSTANIRMLMMKLPYSMRDRWRRQVDYIEEERNSVVTFEDFTSFLEKQARIATNAVYGRSVTEKEDSTKKEERVKNPNYQTYKARRNLATKTEAVPASVTSSSPGARPNVLSNSPGARQNVSTSSPGADKPCTYCKGKDHTLEMCNKLKEKPISDRLQYLRELGVCFGCLKKATHYSKICKYKLTCKTCKRRHPTVLHVKQEETKKSGEVANQTCGLTGAGVKSSESYPTIIPVIVYSRVSRMSVETYAYLDNGSDAVFCSERLQKELHVKGKKTKLEIETITDDIIVDSEIIQDLEVSDMNRNNIISLPKAYTQDKIPGDLADIINQDDIDAIPYMEEVKLGRLSDESQCHIGLLIGNNVPKAFEPIHVVNSQGEGPFACQTRLGWTVYGVKNKEHKRTSVIHRIKAHDTIDQQLEKLYNAEFNERIIDDKPERSVSEGQFLNKVEASIKYVDGHYQVGFLLKDDDMKLPNNIQPAELRACHLKRKLERDSVFNDQYTAFMNDMFKNDYAEEVPKDACNRKDGKVWYVPHHGVFHPTKGKLRVVFDCAAKYMGQSLNSQLLKGPDLTSNLVGVLTRFREHPVGVVADIKAMYHQVRVPEPDRDLVRFLWWPYGDLSLPLKEYRMNVHLFGATSSPSCANFALRKTADDGKEKYSEEVCNTVLSNFYVDDYLKSIESESKAIQLVSDLTNLCKDGGFKLTKWLSNSREVLQSVPEDDRAETTKTLDLKNEELPSEKVLGLLWSPETDRFGFHIKVKERPPTRRGILATVSSIYDPLGFVAPAILPAKQILQNLSKLQLGWDESIPSELLTRWERWLDEVPKLSDFTIERCFKPKDFEESEVQMHHFCDASQKGMVQ, via the coding sequence ATGACCAGCCTGGGCTATACTAATGAGTTGCAAAGTACAGCAAACATTAGAATGTTGATGATGAAGTTACCATATAGTATGAGAGACAGATGGAGAAGACAAGTAGATTAtatagaagaagaaagaaacagtGTGGTAACATTTGAAGACTTCACCTCCTTTCTAGAAAAACAGGCTAGAATCGCAACTAATGCTGTCTACGGTAGAAGTGTGACGGAGAAGGAAGATAGTACTAAGAAGGAAGAAAGGGTAAAAAACCCAAACTATCAGACTTATAAAGCTAGAAGAAATCTAGCAACAAAGACAGAAGCTGTACCGGCAAGTGTGACATCAAGTAGTCCAGGAGCCAGGCCAAATGTACTGTCTAATAGTCCAGGAGCCAGACAAAATGTGTCGACAAGTAGCCCAGGAGCCGACAAGCCGTGTACATACTGCAAGGGTAAAGATCACACTTTGGAAATGTGTAACAAATTGAAGGAAAAGCCTATAAGTGACCGGTTGCAGTATCTAAGAGAGTTGGGAGTTTGTTTTGGCTGCCTAAAGAAAGCAacacattacagtaaaatctGCAAATACAAGCTTACCTGCAAGACATGTAAAAGGCGCCATCCAACAGTGCTGCATGTGAAACAGGAAGAGACAAAGAAGTCTGGTGAAGTTGCCAATCAGACATGTGGGCTTACAGGCGCCGGAGTTAAATCTAGTGAATCATATCCCACAATTATACCAGTCATAGTCTACTCAAGAGTTTCCAGAATGTCTGTAGAAACATATGCCTATCTCGACAACGGCAGTGATGCTGTATTCTGTTCTGAAAGGCTGCAAAAGGAACTACATGTTAAGGGCAAGAAAACCAAGTTGGAAATTGAAACCATAACAGATGATATCATAGTAGACAGTGAAATCATCCAAGATTTAGAAGTTTCTGACATGAACAGAAATAATATCATCTCTCTTCCAAAGGCATACACACAAGATAAGATCCCTGGTGACTTGGCTGACATTATCAACCAGGATGATATTGATGCAATTCCATATATGGAAGAAGTTAAGCTAGGAAGATTAAGTGATGAATCTCAATGCCATATTGGTCTCCTCATAGGAAATAATGTGCCTAAAGCATTTGAGCCAATACATGTAGTAAACAGCCAAGGTGAAGGACCTTTCGCCTGTCAAACTAGACTTGGATGGACAGTGTATGGTGTcaaaaataaagaacacaaaaGGACATCAGTCATCCACAGAATTAAAGCACATGACACTATTGACCAGCAATTGGAGAAACTTTACAACGCTGAGTTCAATGAGCGAATCATTGACGATAAACCAGAGAGAAGCGTGAGTGAAGGACAATTCCTAAACAAAGTAGAAGCATCAATCAAGTATGTAGATGGGCACTACCAAGTAGGTTTCCTGCTCAAAGATGATGACATGAAATTGCCGAACAATATACAACCAGCCGAATTGCGGGCATGCCATCTGAAGAGGAAGTTAGAAAGGGACTCGGTTTTCAACGACCAATACACTGCATTCATgaatgatatgtttaaaaatgattaTGCAGAAGAAGTGCCCAAAGATGCATGCAATAGAAAGGATGGCAAGGTGTGGTACGTCCCCCACCATGGGGTGTTTCACCCCACCAAGGGCAAGCTGCGAGTTGTATTTGATTGTGCGGCGAAGTATATGGGCCAGTCTTTAAACTCACAATTACTAAAAGGACCCGACTTGACAAGCAACTTGGTAGGTGTGTTGACGAGGTTTAGAGAGCACCCTGTTGGAGTTGTAGCAGACATAAAAGCAATGTACCATCAAGTGCGTGTGCCAGAACCAGACAGAGACTTAGTAAGATTTCTATGGTGGCCCTACGGTGACCTGAGTCTGCCTCTGAAGGAATATAGGATGAATGTGCACTTGTTTGGTGCAACTTCGTCACCTTCATGTGCGAATTTCGCACTGAGAAAGACCGCTGATGATGGTAAGGAGAAATACAGCGAAGAAGTATGCAACACAGTGCTGTCCAACTTCTATGTCGATGATTACCTCAAATCTATCGAAAGTGAAAGCAAAGCTATTCAACTCGTCAGTGATCTCACCAATTTGTGTAAGGATGGTGGTTTCAAGTTGACCAAGTGGTTGAGTAACTCAAGAGAAGTGTTGCAGTCAGTTCCTGAAGACGATAGAGCTGAGACTACAAAGACACTAGATTTGAAGAATGAAGAGTTACCATCAGAAAAGGTGCTGGGGTTGCTATGGTCACCAGAAACCGACAGGTTTGGCTTCCATATTAAAGTGAAAGAGAGACCTCCTACCAGAAGAGGCATCCTAGCAACTGTAAGCTCCATCTATGATCCGCTAGGATTTGTTGCTCCAGCAATCCTGCCAGCAAAACAAATACTGCAAAACTTAAGCAAGCTGCAGCTTGGTTGGGATGAGTCTATTCCTAGTGAGCTTCTGACCCGTTGGGAAAGATGGCTTGATGAAGTACCGAAATTGTCAGATTTCACCATCGAAAGATGTTTCAAGCCCAAGGACTTTGAAGAAAGTGAAGTCCAGATGCACCACTTCTGTGATGCAAGTCAGAAGGGTATGGTTCAGTGA
- the LOC140167002 gene encoding uncharacterized protein has product MLPRQHVTSEPIEGKEDTSSIKNLARNQDNLTRLLVEQHKQASLPKRTLQAFTGDPLQYVTFIRAFEFIIENKSKSNRDRLYYLEQYTRGEANSLVKSCIHMDDEVGYLEAKRLLERKYGNKHKIAEAYLAKMRQWPNVKGDSSGLQDLSLFLLECKIP; this is encoded by the coding sequence ATGTTGCCACGGCAACATGTTACAAGCGAGCCAATAGAAGGGAAAGAAGATACCAGTAGCATAAAAAATTTGGCACGCAACCAAGACAACTTGACAAGGCTGCTAGTAGAACAACATAAACAAGCAAGTCTACCAAAACGCACACTTCAGGCATTTACTGGAGACCCGCTTCAGTATGTTACCTTCATAAGAGCCTTTGAATTCATCATCGAAAATAAGAGCAAAAGCAATAGAGACCGTCTGTACTATCTTGAACAGTACACAAGAGGTGAAGCCAACAGTTTGGTGAAAAGTTGTATTCACATGGATGATGAGGTTGGTTACCTGGAAGCAAAAAGGTTGCTGGAAAGGAAATATGGTAATAAGCACAAGATTGCAGAGGCTTACTTAGCGAAGATGAGGCAGTGGCCGAATGTGAAAGGTGATAGTTCAGGGCTACaagatttgtcattatttttgttagAATGCAAAATACCATGA